One stretch of Thermanaerosceptrum fracticalcis DNA includes these proteins:
- a CDS encoding iron-containing alcohol dehydrogenase, which produces MFTVDNGFSFDARLNIRFKAGIVKNIGKELSAMGIKNVLIVTDPGVLKVKLHENLVTTLNQENIKFEVFSEVEPNPRDTTCEKAAEFAKELNVDAVIGIGGGSSLDTAKCVGFLMTNPGRVKDYDGSGKVKNEPIPIIAIPTTAGTGSEVTANAAITDTEKHIKMSVRSPKIIPHLAVLDPELLKTLPQHIAAFSAMDALIHAIESFLSRRATAFSDYFNLKAIELLSKYIRPFYAEPSNTEAAGNMLIGSMLAGLGISNTGTGNAHALGRVLGGSYDMAHGLACSVVFPYVLKFNAMAQPQKFVEIARAMDLKTEGLNEKEIGQKVVREIYELLRELNIPVKLSELNVTKESFNDMVKVAITNVAPNPRKTTEVDLVSILEEAF; this is translated from the coding sequence TTGTTTACAGTAGATAATGGTTTTAGTTTTGATGCTCGATTGAATATAAGGTTTAAAGCCGGTATAGTAAAAAACATAGGAAAAGAATTATCTGCAATGGGTATTAAAAATGTTTTAATTGTAACAGACCCCGGTGTTTTAAAAGTAAAATTACATGAAAATTTAGTAACAACGTTAAATCAAGAAAACATCAAATTTGAAGTTTTTTCTGAAGTTGAACCAAACCCTAGAGATACAACTTGTGAAAAAGCTGCTGAATTTGCTAAAGAGCTTAACGTAGATGCTGTTATTGGTATTGGAGGAGGTAGTTCTTTAGATACAGCCAAATGTGTTGGGTTCTTAATGACCAATCCTGGCCGGGTCAAAGACTATGACGGAAGCGGTAAAGTAAAGAACGAACCAATACCAATCATTGCAATACCTACTACTGCCGGCACAGGTAGTGAAGTTACCGCTAACGCCGCAATTACAGATACAGAGAAACATATTAAGATGTCAGTTCGATCGCCTAAAATAATTCCCCATTTGGCCGTTCTCGACCCGGAATTATTGAAAACATTACCCCAGCATATTGCTGCGTTTAGTGCTATGGATGCATTAATACACGCAATCGAGAGTTTTCTTTCCAGAAGAGCAACTGCATTTAGTGACTACTTTAACTTAAAAGCCATTGAATTGTTAAGTAAGTATATCAGGCCATTCTATGCTGAACCTTCAAATACTGAAGCTGCGGGAAACATGTTAATAGGGAGCATGCTTGCGGGACTTGGGATCAGTAATACCGGGACTGGTAATGCCCATGCTTTAGGAAGAGTTTTGGGTGGAAGTTATGATATGGCGCACGGTCTTGCTTGCTCGGTAGTTTTTCCATATGTCTTGAAATTCAATGCTATGGCACAACCTCAGAAGTTTGTAGAAATTGCTAGGGCTATGGATTTAAAAACTGAAGGATTAAATGAGAAGGAAATAGGGCAAAAGGTTGTTCGGGAAATATATGAATTGCTAAGGGAACTAAACATACCTGTTAAACTTAGTGAACTTAACGTTACAAAAGAGAGCTTTAATGACATGGTTAAGGTTGCAATTACTAATGTTGCCCCAAATCCGCGTAAAACAACGGAAGTAGATCTGGTCTCTATACTAGAAGAAGCTTTTTAA
- a CDS encoding mandelate racemase/muconate lactonizing enzyme family protein: MKIVNVEAVTLVVPMKNPIKAPISIPYADELEKVVFKEYRTTLVKISTDEGITGYGECMVRLSPTSTRDIVEYIKPLLIGKDPMDTELIWELMFGTMMNRGHYQGFYIEAISGIDVALWDIKGKTLSLPLYKLIGGNSNPKIWAYASSIRFRGMETMLETAQKFVDQGFTAMKIKIGQGYKTDVMAVAAVREHVGDDITLMVDANCGYDVKTALKIGKELEKYNIRWFEEPISPADYEGYRMLSDSLDIPIAAGEAHFLRYGLKELIVRGKVDIIQPNVCRAGGVTECLKIHGLSSSFNVPYLVHTGSSSAVCIAVSLHLAAAFKDCFIFEHMQSDWSKDQRNPLRWDLTPLPIKSFENGYIELDNKPGIGLEINEDIIEKYRV, translated from the coding sequence ATGAAAATCGTGAACGTGGAAGCCGTTACCCTGGTGGTGCCTATGAAGAATCCTATTAAGGCACCTATTAGTATTCCCTACGCAGATGAGTTAGAAAAAGTAGTATTTAAAGAGTATCGTACTACCTTAGTAAAAATATCGACGGATGAAGGTATTACGGGCTATGGAGAGTGTATGGTTAGGCTCTCTCCCACATCTACAAGAGATATTGTGGAATACATAAAACCTTTACTTATTGGCAAAGACCCTATGGACACTGAATTAATATGGGAATTGATGTTTGGTACGATGATGAACAGGGGGCATTATCAAGGATTTTATATCGAAGCCATAAGTGGCATTGACGTAGCATTGTGGGATATTAAAGGAAAAACGCTAAGTCTTCCACTGTACAAATTGATTGGTGGGAACAGTAATCCCAAAATTTGGGCTTATGCATCTTCCATTAGATTTAGAGGTATGGAAACCATGTTGGAAACAGCCCAGAAATTTGTTGATCAGGGCTTTACTGCAATGAAAATTAAAATAGGTCAGGGTTATAAAACGGATGTGATGGCAGTTGCAGCAGTGAGAGAGCATGTTGGAGATGATATAACACTTATGGTTGATGCCAACTGCGGATATGATGTCAAAACTGCATTAAAGATCGGTAAAGAGTTGGAAAAGTACAACATTAGATGGTTCGAAGAGCCGATCTCACCGGCTGACTATGAAGGTTATAGGATGTTGTCAGACTCCCTGGATATTCCTATTGCTGCTGGTGAGGCGCATTTCCTCAGATATGGACTGAAAGAATTAATTGTGAGAGGCAAGGTCGACATTATTCAGCCGAATGTTTGTAGAGCCGGTGGGGTAACGGAGTGTCTAAAAATCCATGGTCTTAGTAGTTCTTTCAATGTACCTTATTTAGTTCATACAGGTAGTTCGTCTGCAGTATGTATAGCAGTATCCTTACATTTGGCAGCTGCATTTAAGGATTGCTTTATTTTTGAACATATGCAAAGCGACTGGTCTAAAGATCAAAGGAATCCACTGAGGTGGGATTTAACTCCGCTGCCCATCAAGTCATTTGAAAATGGTTATATTGAATTGGACAACAAACCTGGGATAGGATTGGAAATTAACGAGGACATAATTGAAAAATATAGAGTATAA
- a CDS encoding 4Fe-4S binding protein — MSKNIKIYENLCKGCRLCIDVCPKKVLQISTKRGKQGYLIPEVTNNDSCTMCRQCEYTCPDMAIEVMG; from the coding sequence GTGTCGAAAAATATAAAAATATATGAGAATCTATGTAAGGGCTGTAGGCTTTGTATAGATGTGTGCCCCAAAAAAGTTTTACAAATATCTACTAAAAGGGGTAAGCAGGGTTATTTAATTCCTGAGGTAACTAATAACGACAGTTGTACTATGTGCAGGCAGTGTGAATATACTTGTCCGGATATGGCTATAGAGGTTATGGGATAA
- a CDS encoding thiamine pyrophosphate-dependent enzyme yields MHTLAKKLFRTDLFPFMFCPGCGDGIILQMTARAIDELGIIDDVATVGAIGCSSWIGSYLNVDFIKVLHGRALPVATGLKLTNPSRKVIVFMGDGDALAIGGNHFMHAARRNIDLTVILVNNEIYGMTGGQVAPTTPVGATTMTSPYGNIEQKIDACDLAKASGATYVSRWTVAQPRQLLRAIKKGIEHPGFALIDAISLCPTQAGRYIRGTGDPVKLMNNLKSNCISINDAANLTEEEKQGKYIIGDFYETRKPEFAQQIYDKIKNLQTK; encoded by the coding sequence ATGCATACTCTAGCAAAAAAACTATTTAGAACTGATTTGTTTCCATTTATGTTTTGTCCTGGTTGTGGGGATGGTATCATCCTACAAATGACAGCTAGAGCTATAGATGAGTTGGGCATTATTGATGATGTTGCAACGGTTGGCGCAATTGGTTGCAGCAGTTGGATAGGTTCGTACTTAAATGTGGATTTTATCAAAGTGCTGCACGGCAGAGCATTGCCTGTTGCAACCGGACTTAAACTTACCAATCCATCACGAAAAGTTATAGTTTTTATGGGTGACGGAGATGCTTTAGCAATTGGTGGTAACCACTTTATGCATGCAGCCCGGCGTAATATAGATTTAACAGTAATTTTAGTCAATAATGAGATTTACGGGATGACAGGGGGACAAGTTGCACCCACGACTCCAGTAGGAGCAACAACTATGACCTCCCCTTATGGAAACATAGAACAAAAGATTGATGCCTGTGATTTAGCCAAGGCTTCCGGAGCAACATATGTTTCACGCTGGACAGTTGCTCAGCCACGACAGTTATTAAGGGCGATTAAAAAGGGAATTGAACATCCTGGTTTTGCATTAATTGATGCTATCAGCTTATGTCCTACCCAGGCGGGAAGGTATATAAGAGGCACCGGTGATCCGGTTAAGCTTATGAATAATCTAAAGAGTAATTGTATTTCCATTAATGATGCTGCTAACCTTACTGAAGAAGAAAAGCAAGGCAAATACATTATCGGTGATTTTTATGAAACAAGAAAACCTGAATTTGCTCAACAAATATATGATAAAATTAAGAATCTTCAAACGAAGTAG
- a CDS encoding 2-oxoacid:acceptor oxidoreductase subunit alpha, producing the protein MAQNKILQGNEACAEAALLAGCRFFAGYPITPSTEIAEIMANELPKVGGVFIQMEDEIASAMALVGASWGGSKPMTATSGPGICLMTESLGCAVVMETPCVFVNVMRCGPSSGAATAPSQGDVFQAKYGSNGDYSIIALAPSNAQEMFDLTIRAFNLAEKYRTPVFILTDEVVAHTRERVVIPAKEEIELVERKKPDCPPEAFVIYKPDANGVPMAMPAFNEGYKLSILSTPHDENGFKVIDVSNSRNAKIASDLNNRLIDKIEKNVDDIAELEETFIDDAEIIVISYGSVARASLNAVKTAREKGYKVGNVKLKTLWPFPQERIKKYLMQAKRVIVPEMNAGQVVLEIERVNQGYCQVVSLPKLGGQYHNPSEILSIIMGGE; encoded by the coding sequence ATGGCTCAAAATAAAATTTTACAGGGAAATGAGGCTTGCGCTGAAGCTGCTCTATTAGCGGGTTGTAGATTTTTTGCGGGCTATCCTATAACCCCTTCAACGGAGATAGCTGAAATAATGGCAAATGAACTTCCCAAAGTCGGTGGGGTATTCATACAAATGGAAGATGAAATTGCCTCAGCAATGGCACTAGTTGGTGCGTCTTGGGGAGGCTCCAAACCTATGACAGCTACCAGTGGGCCAGGAATATGTTTAATGACGGAAAGCTTGGGTTGCGCAGTTGTAATGGAAACTCCCTGTGTATTTGTGAACGTAATGCGTTGTGGCCCAAGTTCAGGTGCAGCAACGGCACCTTCGCAGGGAGATGTGTTTCAGGCAAAATACGGATCAAACGGTGATTATTCTATCATTGCCCTAGCCCCATCTAATGCACAGGAAATGTTTGATTTGACAATTAGGGCATTTAATTTAGCAGAAAAATATCGTACGCCTGTATTTATTTTAACCGATGAAGTAGTGGCTCACACCAGAGAACGTGTGGTTATACCAGCTAAAGAAGAAATTGAATTGGTTGAGAGAAAAAAGCCTGACTGTCCTCCCGAAGCGTTCGTGATTTATAAACCGGATGCTAACGGTGTTCCAATGGCAATGCCGGCCTTTAATGAGGGTTACAAATTAAGTATTTTATCAACGCCCCATGATGAAAATGGTTTTAAAGTAATTGATGTTAGCAATAGTAGAAATGCAAAAATTGCGTCTGACCTGAATAATAGGTTAATTGATAAAATCGAAAAGAATGTTGATGATATAGCGGAGTTGGAAGAAACCTTTATTGACGATGCGGAAATAATTGTTATTTCTTACGGTTCTGTTGCAAGGGCTAGTTTAAATGCCGTCAAAACTGCCAGAGAAAAGGGATATAAAGTTGGAAACGTAAAACTGAAAACTTTATGGCCATTTCCTCAGGAAAGAATTAAAAAATACTTAATGCAAGCGAAAAGAGTAATAGTTCCGGAGATGAATGCGGGACAGGTTGTACTTGAGATTGAGAGAGTTAACCAGGGGTATTGTCAGGTTGTATCTTTACCTAAGCTCGGTGGACAGTACCATAATCCTTCCGAAATTCTTAGTATAATAATGGGTGGTGAATAA
- a CDS encoding 2-oxoacid:acceptor oxidoreductase family protein has product MRKEIVAAGFGGQGIVFMGIIAATAAGIYDDKEVAQSQSYGPSARGGACRTEVILSDEKIDYGKSIKPDVMVLMSQPAKEKYLGELEDENTILIIDSSLVENVSEKFKNVYKIPATDIAEKELGNVAAANMVILGAVSSITNLISLDGIKSAVRQKLENKQKVLELNLTAIDKGYQYGKNILHGSDCLNG; this is encoded by the coding sequence ATGAGAAAAGAGATTGTAGCGGCAGGATTTGGAGGCCAGGGCATAGTGTTTATGGGTATTATAGCAGCGACCGCTGCAGGGATTTATGATGACAAGGAGGTCGCCCAATCCCAATCTTACGGCCCATCTGCAAGAGGAGGAGCATGTCGCACGGAAGTTATATTAAGTGATGAAAAAATAGATTATGGAAAATCTATAAAGCCTGATGTTATGGTGCTTATGTCTCAGCCTGCTAAAGAAAAGTATCTGGGAGAATTAGAAGATGAAAATACTATTTTAATTATTGATAGTTCTTTAGTAGAAAATGTTTCGGAAAAATTCAAGAATGTTTATAAAATACCAGCTACAGATATAGCAGAAAAAGAACTTGGGAATGTTGCAGCAGCCAACATGGTTATCCTGGGGGCTGTAAGTTCAATAACAAATCTTATTAGCCTGGATGGTATTAAATCTGCTGTCAGACAAAAATTAGAAAATAAACAAAAAGTGTTGGAACTAAATTTAACAGCAATTGATAAGGGATACCAGTATGGAAAAAATATTTTACATGGAAGTGATTGTTTGAATGGATAA